Within the Fischerella sp. PCC 9605 genome, the region AACCACATCAAAAGTGCGATCGCCACAAGGAATATTTGTTGATAAACCGTGAATGCCTTCTTGATAAGCTTGGCTAGGTAGCCGTTCTAACCTATCTTTAACACAATCGAGTCCAGAAATTTGCAAACTTTGATTGAGACTTTTTAAAACTTGACCACCTTTGCCAGTATTGCATCCTATATCAAGGACAGTACGTACATTGGCAGGAAGAAAGTGATAAAACTGGCGATAGCGTTCTTCTGTAAAAGGGTCACGTTCGCTAACGACCTGTTGTAAATTTATTTCCTCATACTTAAGCATGGTTGACACCTCTAAATAACACTTCGCAAGCAAAAGGCCTCTTAATTACTTTTCCAAAACTAGCTAATTTTAAACAATTCCACTTTCCATTACCGGGCTTGCACTAGATTCCATTTGTGCTTTCCAAGATTGGGCATACAGACCATCTAAAGCTAGCAATTGATCGTGGCTACCAGATTCGACAATCTGACCATCACGCATTACATGAATAATGTCTGCTTGCATTGCCAAGGTGAAGCGATGGGTAATCACAATTGCCATACGACCTCTGGCCAAAGTGCGGAAACGTTCTAACCAATCGTATTCGGCCCAGGGGTCCATAGCGCTAGTCGGTTCATCTAAAATCACGATTTGAGCGCGTCTAAAAAATGCCCGCGCTAGTGCCAAACGCTGCCATTGACCACCACTTAAATCGGTTCCCTCTGGAAACAACTTACCTAACATGCTCTGATAACCCAAGGGTAAGCGCATAATTTTATCGTGGATACCCGAGGCTTTTGCAGCTGCTTCAATCTCTGCTTGATTGAATTCTGCTGAGATATCACCCAAAGCGATATTTTCTCCAGCACTGGTGTGGTAGTGAATTGGAGATTGGAACAAAACAGTAATTAATCTGCGAAATTCTTGCACAGCAAAGTCACGCACATCAATGCCGTCTAGTTCAATTCTTCCCGACTCAGGGTCATAAAAACGGCACAAAAGCTTAATGAGAGTACTTTTTCCAGCACCATTATCACCAACGATCGCCACTATTTTCCCAGCTGGAATCGTCAAGTTAAAATTCTCTAACACAGGTTCCGTACTACCGGGGTAACGGAAAGTAACCTGCCGAAATCTAATTCCCTGTTGGGGTTTTACGGGTACGGCGATGGGTTTGGCAGGATCGACAATTTTGGGCTGGATCTGTAAAAACTCAAACAAGTTACCAATAAACAAGCCATTGCGATAAATTTTTCCCAGATTGCTTAGTAATTCCTTGACAATACCTTGTCCCTGATTGAATGCCTGGTAAAACAGAGCTAGATCCCCGAGAGTGAGAATACCTAGTAATACTTGCCGCCCCATCCAAGCTAACGCCCCACCAGTAATAATCAGTGCGACGATCGCAGCAACAAAGCGACCTAAAGTTTGTAATTTTAATAACTGAAATTGTTCCTTGACAAGTCGTCGGCGCAAACTCCGATAAGACGACTGGAAATAATTCGCAAAGTCAAATAACCGTACTTCCGCCGCTGTAGAACTGTTTGTGAGCAAATAGTCATAATACATTAACCAGCGGCGATCGGTTGTTGTCCGCTGTGACCATTGATATTGAATTTTGCTGAGATACATTAATACATAGAATGCCGGTAAAGCACTGATGATTAAAATTGTGGGTAGCCATAGCCCGTAGGGAAGCAAGATTGCTGCCATAGCAAACAATGTGATGCTGTTTTGCAGCAAAGTGCCCGCGCTTTCTAGTAATGCTAGCGATCGCCCACTTGCCCCTTCCCGTGCCCGATTAAGTTTGTCATTATACTCAGAATATTCATAAAAGCCATAATCCACGCTCACTGACTGTTTGTGAATCAAACCAGTGATATAGTCCCCTACCAATTCTGATTGAGCAGTGCGAATCCATTCACCAGAACTGTTCAAAAACTCTCCTACTATCATGATGCCCGCCATCAACGCCACTGGCATAAGAATCTTCTGAATACTTGCCGCAGAAATACCGCTACCAGCAACTACGACTAGATTATCAACTACCTGTCGGGTGAGAGTAATTGAGATAGCTGGAAGCAATCCTTGCACCAGTAACATCACCATCCAAGCGATCGTCCAGTAACGAGATGCCGCCCAGACAAGGCTAAGAGTTTTTATTAAATCGCTTAGTAAAGTATTTGCACTACGAAGTTTGCTCTTCAAGATATCAAAACCCTGCAAATTCAATCTTTGGTGGCTAAGGAATAACTAGAGGAAGTTTGATCAACGTTCCTGCTATCATCTTGTGCTGTCAGTTGGGCAATATCATCTTCAACTAACTTCACTAAATCTGGTAAATCTTCTAAGGAAGGTTTACGAGTAAAACGACAGAAACTTACACTTTGAATTAACTGAGTACAAAGATGTAAATGGCTAGTGACAAATTCTTTCTCTGTTAATAAGTTCATGGCGCGGGTATGACGCACCAGTTCCACAAAGGCTTCTTGGGGCTGGATTTTGGTAATCGCATGCTCACTTCCCTTATCCAACACGTAAATCCTTTGTAGTGGTAGCGGAGTTTGCTGGAAACCGCGAGTAAATTTGTAAGATAGTTTTGGCGCGTTTTGGTAAATTGGCGATAAGCTTTTGGTATCGTGTCCCAAAGAACTTAAGGCTTCTGGAAACACTTTAAACTGAGGATAGGCAGGAAAAACTATCGCCTGCC harbors:
- a CDS encoding ABC transporter ATP-binding protein, which codes for MNLQGFDILKSKLRSANTLLSDLIKTLSLVWAASRYWTIAWMVMLLVQGLLPAISITLTRQVVDNLVVVAGSGISAASIQKILMPVALMAGIMIVGEFLNSSGEWIRTAQSELVGDYITGLIHKQSVSVDYGFYEYSEYNDKLNRAREGASGRSLALLESAGTLLQNSITLFAMAAILLPYGLWLPTILIISALPAFYVLMYLSKIQYQWSQRTTTDRRWLMYYDYLLTNSSTAAEVRLFDFANYFQSSYRSLRRRLVKEQFQLLKLQTLGRFVAAIVALIITGGALAWMGRQVLLGILTLGDLALFYQAFNQGQGIVKELLSNLGKIYRNGLFIGNLFEFLQIQPKIVDPAKPIAVPVKPQQGIRFRQVTFRYPGSTEPVLENFNLTIPAGKIVAIVGDNGAGKSTLIKLLCRFYDPESGRIELDGIDVRDFAVQEFRRLITVLFQSPIHYHTSAGENIALGDISAEFNQAEIEAAAKASGIHDKIMRLPLGYQSMLGKLFPEGTDLSGGQWQRLALARAFFRRAQIVILDEPTSAMDPWAEYDWLERFRTLARGRMAIVITHRFTLAMQADIIHVMRDGQIVESGSHDQLLALDGLYAQSWKAQMESSASPVMESGIV